From the Myripristis murdjan chromosome 14, fMyrMur1.1, whole genome shotgun sequence genome, one window contains:
- the vps11 gene encoding vacuolar protein sorting-associated protein 11 homolog — MAAFLQWRKFVFFDKETVKDPVDNGKNFVLPSGISACDSGRGHIVLGDMVGQIWLLTRSLQLTSFQAYKLRVTHLYQLKQHSILVSVGQDEQGINPLVKVWNLDKRDSGNPLCTRIFPAIPGNKPTEVSCLSVHENLNFMAIGFTDGSVVLTKGDITRDRHSKTLTLHEGTCPVTGLAFRQVGKVTHLFVATLEKVHCYTLSIKEYPKLELDTHGCALRCSALADPSQDSQFIVAGDECVYLYQPDERGPCFAFEGHKLLAHWHRGYLLLLIRDTKSPSKTGFSSRENSPSEKQLLTIYDLDNKFIAYSASFDDIIDVLAEWGSFYILTRDGKMFVLQEKDTQTKLEMLFKKNLFVMAINLAKSQHLDSDGLSEIFRQYGDHLYLKGDHDGAIQQYIRTIGKLEPSYVIRKFLDAQRIHNLTAYLQALHRQSLANADHTTLLLNCYTKLKDSSKLEEFIKSSESEVHFDVEIAIKVLRQAGYHSHAVFLAEKHTHHEWYLKIQLEDLKNYQEALRYIGRLPFEQAESNMKRYGKTLMHHVPEGTTLLLKGLCTDYQPSRDAADRDSLERGLSNKANSEEFIPIFANNPRELKAFLEHMIEVDPFSPQGVYDTLLELRLQDWAHEKDPERKKVLQGAALSLLRSDNTVFDKALVLCQMHNFKEGVLYLYEKGKLYQQIMHYHMQNEEYSKVVEACKRFGDQEVCLWEQALGYFARKEEDCKAYISQVLQHIDQNNLMPPLLVVQTLAHNSTATLSVIKDYLINKLQRESQQIEDDERKIRQYREETAHLRSEIQELRTSAKIFQKTKCNMCNSPLELPSVHFLCSHSFHQHCFESYAESEAECPTCTPENRKVMDMLRAQDQKRDLHDHFTRQLRSSNDGFSVVADYFGRGVFNKLTLVTDPPGSKHASSLEVDLQRDLLIHTKRNS; from the exons ATGGCAGCGTTCCTACAGTGGAGAAAATTTGTCTTCTTTGATAAAGAGACGGTGAAGGATCCCGTGGATAATGGAAAAAACTTCGTTCTTCCCAGCGGGATATCGGCGTGTGACTCCGGCCGGGGCCACATCGTCCTCGGAG ATATGGTTGGTCAGATCTGGCTCTTGACCCGCTCCCTGCAGTTGACTTCTTTTCAGGCGTACAAGTTGCGTGTAACACACCTCTACCAGCTGAAGCAGCACAGCATCCTGGTGTCTGTGGGGCAGGACGAACAGGGAATAAACCCCCTT GTGAAGGTCTGGAACCTCGACAAGAGAGACAGCGGAAATCCTCTGTGCACGAGGATTTTTCCTGCCATCCCCGGAAACAAGCCCACAGAAGTGTCCTGTCTCAGCGTCCATGAGAACCTCAACTTCATGGCCATCG GCTTCACAGATGGCAGTGTGGTGTTGACCAAGGGCGACATCACCAGAGATCGCCACAGTAAAACCCTGACGCTGCACGAGGGAACCTGCCCTGTCACGGGCCTCGCCTTCCGCCAAGTGGGGAAGGTCACGCATCTGTTTGTCGCCACTCTGGAGAAAGTCCAT TGCTACACCCTGTCCATCAAGGAGTATCCTAAACTAGAGCTGGACACACATGGCTGTGCGCTGCGCTGCTCTGCCCTCGCCGATCCCTCCCAGGACTCCCAGTTCATCGTGGCCGGCGACGAATGCGTGTACCTGTACCAGCCCGACGAGCGGGGGCCCTGCTTTGCTTTCGAAGGACACAAGCTGCTGGCCCACTGGCACCGGGGCTACCTGCTCTTACTCATCAGGGACACAAAGTCACCCAGCAA GACCGGATTCAGTAGCAGGGAGAACTCTCCATCAGAAAAACAGCTTCTGACCATCTACGATCTGGACAACAAGTTCATCGCCTACAGCGCCTCCTTTGACGACATCATTGATGTGCTGGCAGAGTGGGGCTCCTTCTACATCCTCACCAGAGACGGAAAGATGTTTGTTCTCCAGGAGAAGGACACTCAGACTAAACTAGAA ATGCTGTTCAAGAAGAACCTGTTTGTGATGGCCATAAACCTGGCAAAGAGCCAGCACCTGGATAGTGACGGGCTGTCAGAGATCTTCAGGCAGTATGGCGATCACCTCTACCTGAAGGGAGACCACGACGGCGCCATCCAGCAATACATTCG CACCATTGGAAAACTGGAGCCGTCGTATGTGATCAGGAAATTCCTGGACGCACAGAGGATCCACAACCTGACGGCGTACCTGCAGGCCCTGCACAGACAGTCGCTGGCCAACGCAGATCACACCACACTGCTGCTCAACTGTTACACCAAGCTGAAAGACAGCTCGAAGCTGGAAGAGTTCATCAAG AGCAGTGAGAGCGAGGTCCACTTTGACGTTGAGATCGCCATCAAGGTTCTTCGCCAGGCCGGCTACCACAGTCATGCTGTTTTCCTGGCTGAGAAACACACGCACCATGAGTGGTACCTGAAGATCCAGCTCGAAGATCTCAAG AACTACCAAGAGGCGCTCCGCTACATCGGACGTCTGCCTTTTGAACAAGCTGAGAGCAACATGAAGCGTTACGGCAAGACACTAATGCACCACGTACCAGAAGGTACGACTCTGCTCCTCAAGGGTTTATGCACCGACTACCAGCCCAGCCGAGACGCTGCCGACAGAGACAGCCTGGAGAGAGGTCTATCCAACAAG GCCAACTCAGAGGAGTTCATCCCGATCTTTGCCAACAACCCTCGGGAGCTGAAGGCCTTTCTGGAGCACATGATCGAGGTGGACCCCTTTTCTCCTCAGGGTGTCTATGACACACTGCTGGAGCTGCGGCTGCAGGACTGGGCACACGAAAAGGATCCTGAG AGAAAGAAGGttctgcagggggcagcactgtCGCTGCTGAGGAGTGACAACACTGTGTTTGACAAGGCCCTGGTCCTCTGTCAGATGCACAACTTTAAAGAGGGCGTCCTCTACCTCTACGAAAAGGGCAAACT GTACCAGCAAATAATGCACTACCACATGCAGAACGAGGAGTACAGCAAAGTGGTGGAAGCCTGCAAGCGCTTCGGGGACCAAGAGGTTTGTCTCTGGGAGCAGGCGCTGGGATACTTTGCCCGGAAAGAAGAGGACTGCAAAGCCTACATCAGTCAGGTCCTGCAGCACATCGACCAAAACAACCTGATGCCTCCTCTGCTTG TGGTGCAGACTCTGGCGCACAACTCCACGGCCACGCTGTCCGTCATCAAGGACTACCTCATCAACAAGCTGCAGAGGGAGAGCCAGCAGATCGAGGACGATGAACGCAAAATCCGCCAGTACCGCGAGGAAACGGCCCACCTGCGCTCCGAGATCCAGGAGCTCAGAACCAG tgcAAAGATCTTCCAGAAGACCAAGTGCAACATGTGCAACAGTCCCCTGGAGCTGCCCTCCGTCCATTTCCTGTGCAGCCACTCCTTCCACCAGCACTGCTTCGAGAGCTACGCCGAGAGCGAGGCCGAGTGTCCCACCTGCACCCCGGAGAACCGCAAAGTTATGGACATGCTGCGCGCCCAGGACCAGAAGCGCGACCTGCATGACCACTTCACCAGACAG CTGCGCAGCTCTAATGACGGCTTCTCCGTCGTGGCTGATTACTTTGGTCGAGGAGTGTTTAACAAACTGACTCTGGTCACTGACCCTCCTGGCAGCAAACACGCCAGCAGTTTGGAAGTCGACCTCCAGAGAGACCTTCTCATCCACACCAAGAGGAACAGCTAG